The DNA sequence AACGGCACATACAGGCGATAGACATGGTAGGTCGGCGTCAGCACCATGCGCGGCCCGTCGGTAAGCACCATCGCCTGCAGCACATTGGCCATCTGCGCGATATTGGTCATCCGCACCCGGTCGGCATGGCGAATGAAGATGTTGAGATTCAGCGCGGCGATCACCGCGTCGCGCTGGCTGTTCTGCTGTTGCAGGAACCCCGGGTTGCTCCCCGGCGTCGGCGCCAGCCAGGCGCCCCATTCATCGACGACGATCGATAGTTTCTTTTCGGGGTCGTGGCGATCCATGATCGCCGATTGCTTGGTGATCTTGCCATCCATATTCAGCGTCTCGCTGACCAGCTTCAGATATTCGGGGTCGCCGAAGCCGGTGCTCGCCATGCTCGGGGGCCAGCCGCCGACTGTATAGCTGTGCAGCGACACGCCCTCGATATCCCAGCTCCACACCTTGCTCTTCCAGGCCTGCATCACCGCTTCGGTATAGTCGGCACTGTCCCCGTCCCAGCCGACGGCGATCCGCTGCATCCGGCTCGCACCCTCGGCCTGGGCCGGGTTGAGGTTGCGGGTGTAATGGGCAAAGCGCTTCATCTCCTCGACATAATGGTCGGCCGACATGGCGCCGCCGCACCCCCAGTTCTCGTTGCCCAGCCCGACATATTTTACCTTCCACGGCGCCGGATGCCCGTTCGCCGCGCGTTCCCGGGCCAATGCCGTCGGTTTGTCGGCGGTCATATATTCCATCCAGTCCGCGGCTTCCTCCACCGATCCGGACCCCATGTTGACCGATACAAAGACCTCCGCGCCGACCTGCTCGGCAAAGTCCATGAACTCGTGCGTGCCGAAGCTGTTGGGCTCGATCACGCCGCCCCAGCTGGCATTCAGGGTCGAAGGCCGCTTGTCGGCGGGGCCGATGCCCTTGCGCCAATGATATTCATCGGCAAAGCAGCCGCCGGGCCAGCGGATATTCGGCACCCGCAGGTCGCGAAGCGCCGCGACGACGTCCTTGCGGATGCCGCGGACGTTGGGGATTGGCGATTTCGGCCCGACCCAGACGCCCCCATAAATGCCTGTGCCCAGATGCTCGGCGAACTGGCCGAAAATATCGCGGTTGATGACCGGGCCGGGCTTGCCGGCGTCGATCGTCACCGTCACCGCGTCGGGCGCCTGACGCGCCGCGACCGGGATCGCCGCCGGAATCGCCGCCGCCACCAAAATCGCGGCCGGCAGGTTGCAACGCATCACTTTTCGTCCTTTCGATCGATTTCGACGGTCAGCACCGCCACCGCCATCGGCGGCAGGTCGGCGGCGATCCGGCCGCCGACGCGCGTCACCGAAACCGGCCGCGGCGCCACCGCAGTGGGTGCCGCAACGCTGTTGTGCGCGTCCATTGTCGCCGCCGTCAGCAGCAGCCCCTCTGCCCGGCCAACCAGGTTGGTGACGACCCGCGCCGGCCGGTGCGGATCGACATTGACCAGCGCCAGGTGCAGCCGGCCATCGGCGCCGCGCGCCGCCGAAACGTCCACCATCGGCATCGACCGGCCCGCCATCGCATAATCGGGGGTTGTCGTTCGCGCCGGCAGCGGCACCGCGCCGGCAAAGCGCTGATAAAGATCGAAGACATGATAGGTCGGCGTCAGCACCATATCGGCGCCGTCGGTCAGGATCATCGCCTGCAGGACATTCACCATCTGGGCGATGTTCGCCATCTTGACCCGGTCGGTGTGGCGATGAAAGATGTTGAGCGTCAACGCGGTCACCATCGCATCGCGCAGGCTGTTCTGCTGGAAATGATGTTCGCCGGGCAAGGCCTGGCGATCGAGCTTGTACCAGCTGCCCCATTCGTCGACGAACAGCGGGATCGATTTCTGCGGATCGTGCCGGTCCATGATCCCGCCGACCTTGACCAGCATCGGCTCCATCGCCCGTGCGAGGTCGAGAACATCGGCCCATTCGGCTTCCGCAAAGCCCAGCGCCTCGCCCTTGGGCCGCCCCATCGGCATGGCGTAGTAATGAAAGCTCAGGGCTTCGGTTTCGCCGCGATGTGCCATCATGGCTTCGGTGAACGCAAGATAATCGCCGCCGCCCTGGACACTGGCGCCGCTCGCCACCCGCACCATCTTCATTGCCTTGGGCGCCTTGACGAATGCCGAATAGCGGGCGTTGACGTCGGCGGCATAGTCGGGGCGCATGTTGCCGCCACAGCCCCAGGTTTCGTTGCCGATGCCGAAATATCTGATCGTCCACGGACGGTCCCGGCCGTTGCGCCGACGCTCCTGCGCCAACGTCGAACCATTGTCGGCGGTCATATATTCAAGCCACAATTGCATGTCGCGCGGCGTCATCGACCCGACATTGCCCGACACATAGGCGTCGGCGCCGATCAGTTCGGCGAAGTCGAGAAATTCATGCGTCCCGAACTGGTTGCTGTCGGTCACATCGTCCCAGTTCATCCGCGTTCGTACCGGCCGCTTGTCCCTTGGTCCGATGCCGTCGCGCCAGTCATAGACTTCGCTGAAGCAGCCCCCCGGCCAACGCACCACCGGTACATGCAGGCGTTTCAGTGCATTGACCACATCGGTGCGATACCCGCGGATATTGGGGATCGGGCTATCCGGCCCCACCCAAATGCCTTCGTAGATCCCGCGCCCCAGATGTTCGGCGAACTGGCCATAGATATTGCGATCGATGACCACCCCGGGCGAAGCGGTGTCGATCACCGTTGCAACCTCGACCGCCCCCACCGCGGCGGACCCCAGCCCCGCCGCGAGCCCGAGAACGGTCATCAGACGCCTTATCTGCAGCATCGCGATTCTCTCCCCAATTGTCTGAGTAAATCACGAAATGCTCCGTTGCTACCCGCAATGTCGCAAATCTGCGACGGCTATCGCGCTGCATTGCGTTATGGCGGTGCGGACGGCGGATGCGCCGGCGACGGGAGCATGCGATGAATTCGAAACGTCTCGAAGCCTTCACCGACGGCGTCGTCGCGATCATCATCACGATCACCGTGCTCGAACTGAAAACGCCCGAAACCGGCACCTTTGCGGGCCTGGTCGCCACTCTGCCGATCCTGCTCGCCTATGTGCTCAGCTTCATCAACGTCGGGCTCTACTGGAACAACCACCATCACCTGTTCCAGCTTGACCCCAGGGTCGATGGCCGGGTGCTCTGGGCCAATCTGTTCCTGCTGTTCTGGCTCAGCCTCGTGCCCTTCGTCATCCGCTGGCTCGACGACAGCGGATTTTCGGTGGCGGCGGTCGCGGCCTATGGTGTCGTGCTCGGCATGGCGGCGATCGGCTATTATCTTACCGAACGCGCGCTGCTGGCGTGCAACGGCCCTGCCTCGCCCCTGTCGCGCGCGCTGGGCGCCGACTGGAAGGGCAAGGGGTCGATCGCGCTCTACGTCCTGGCGGTGCCGCTGGCCTTTTACAGCCGCTGGCTGGCGGTCGCCCTTTATGTTGCGGTCATCCTGCTCTGGCTGGTGCCCGACCGGCGTTTCGCCCGCGCCGCGGGCTCCGACGCTCACCGATAGGCCAGCCGGGCGGGAACGGTCACGCGCAACTCGGTGCCGCTCGGAACGGCGTTGCGGATCCGCAGGGTGCCACCCAGCCGCTGCGCCCGCTCGCGCATGCCGACAAGGCCGTAATGGCCTGGCCGGCCGCCGTGCTGCTGCACATCCGGATCCATGCCGCGGCCGTCATCGCTGATGGTGACCGACAGGGAATCGCTGCCGTGGACGATGCGGATGGCGATGGTCGCCGCCGCGGCGTGGCGCAGGGCGTTGAACATCGCCTCGCTGGCGATGCGGGCAAGGTCGTCGGCAACCGGCGCCGACACCGGCCGCACCGTTCCCGCTTCGGTGATCGTCGCATGCAACTGGCCCTGCAGCACATCTCCGGCGGTCTTCGCCAACAAGGGCGCCAGGGCAACCGGCCGGACATTCTCGCGCAGGAAACGCACCCGGTCGCGGCCTTCCTGCAGCACATCATCGGCGCGTTCGAGGGTCGATTCGAGCTGGACCCGCGCGGCATGGCCGGCCGGCAGATGGGCAAGGACCGACTGGAAGCGCAGCATCAGCCCCTGCACGCCCTGCAACAGCGTGTCGTGCAATTCCTGGGCAATATGCTCGCGCACCGCTGCCCGGTCCTCCAGCCGCTGGCGAATGGCATTGCCGGCGATGCGAACCCGCCACCGCACCAGCAGCCAGACCAGTGCACCGATCAGCAGCACCAGCGCGGCGCGGAACCACCACGTCTGCCAGAAGAAAGGCGCGATCTCGATCGTCATGCTGGTGCCGGTGCGGTTCCACACGCCATCGGGGTTGGCGGCGATGACCTGGAACCGGTATGTCCCCGGCCCAAGCGCCGTATAGCTGGCCAGCCGCCGCGTCCCGGCGTCGACCCAGTCTCCATCGAAGCCGACGAGCCGGTAGCGATAGCGATTGTGCGTCGGATCGGTGAAGCTGAGCGCGACATAGTCGAGATCGATGCGCGACGTGCCCGCCGGCAGCGACACCGATGTGCCGGTGTAAGTCCGGCCGTTGGCGACAAGATTGCAGATGCCGAGCGGCGGCGGCACCGCATTGGGCCGAAGACGATCGGCTTCGATGCGCACCACGCCCCGGTTGGTGACGAACCACGGCGTTCCCGCCGCATCGATTTCGGCGTCATTGGCGACATGCGAAAAGGTGCGCGAAATAAACCCCTGGGTCTGGCCGATGACCTGGTGGGGGATGGGCCGTCCGGGTGCCGCAAACGCCTTTTCAAAGTCCGGCGCCGCGATCCTGACAATGCCCTCGCCGCCGATCAGCCAGACATTGCGCGGATCGATCGCGATGCCGCTCAGGCCGCGGAGATAGGGATGGGCGCGCGCTTCGAGCGTGATGAACCCTGCGCCGTCGGATCGCGCCAGCCCCTGTTCGCCGCCGATATAGACGCGCCCGCCGATCGGCTTGACCAGCTTGACGAAGCCGACGGCAATCGCGTCGCCTTCCCAGATCTTGCGCGGTGCCCCCGCCCCGATATGCCAGACCGCCCGCAGCGGCTGGTTGGCGTACAAGCCGCCGCGACCGTCGCTGGCCACGAACTGGGCACTGGGCCAGTCGGTACGGGGGCGCCAGCCGCCCGGCACCTGTTCCAGGATCGTCTGGCCACCGAAGGACACGATGATCTTGCCGCCCTCGTCGACGCACGACGTCGGGCTGTAGACCGATCGCGGCAAATCGAGCGCCTGCGTCCGCGGGCCACCGACACGCAGCAATTTTTCCTGGGCAAAGGCAATCGCCTGCCCTCCGGCGGCGGCGCACAGGATTTCCGTGTCGGGGCCGCTGTGGATGGCCTCGGCCTTGCCGCCGCTGATGCGATAGATGGCACTGTCGGTGGCGAAGAACAGCGGACGTGCGGGGCCTGGCCCGACGGCAAAGCCCAGCTTGGGCACCCCGTCGACCGCGGCCGCGACCGTTGGGGAACGGATATAATTGACCAGCCCGTCGGGCCCGCCGCCCCAGATCGTGCCTTCGCGATCGCGGAACAGGACCCGTGACCTGATGGGAACATCCGCCTGCGCCGCGACCCGGTCATCGCGCATGGGCAGGCGCACCAGCCCTTCCCGATGGCCGGCGATCCACGCCTCGTCGCCGACCAGCAGCAGCGATCGCAGCCCGATGCTTCCCGAACTCGTGCCCTGGCTCCGCACCGGGTACAGCCGGCGCGGCTCGGTCAGCCGCTGCAAGCCCCTGGAACTCGCCATCCAGACGGCACCTTCGCGCGCCTCGGCAAAGGAACCCGGAAGTCCGGCGGTCGCGCTGACCGGCTCGGGCCGGGTCGCGCCCGGCGGGACGCGCAGGACACCGGGATATTGGGCAATCCACACAGTCCCGTCGCGGGCGACGAAGACGCCCTGGATCGGTTCCGGCCGCAGCCAGTCCGCCGGCGTATAGGACCGCCAGCGCCCGGCGTGCCGACGCCGCAATTCGGGGCCGAGCCGACCGTTGACGGTTACCCAGATATCGCCATCGGCGCCCGCAGCCATGTTGAGGACGCTGCCCTGCGGCTTGGCAACGGCATTGGCGTCGGTCAGACGGCCGTCACGGAAGACGCCGACCCCGCCATAATCATAGCCGACCCACAGCGCGCCATCGGGCGCCGCTGCCAGCGCGGTGATCTGCGTCGACCGCCAGCGGTTGTAGGTCGCCGGTTCGATCTTGTCGAAGGCCAGGCCATCGAAGCGATACAGGCCGGTCGAGGTGCCGAGCCACAGATAACCGTCGCGGGTCTGGGCGATGGCGCGGATATCGGCGGGGGCGCCCTCCGCCACATCCCAATGCTTGTGGCGATAGCCGGCGATATCCTGCGCGCCGACGGGCGCACCCATCGCCAGCAGAAACAACAGCAGCAGCCCGATGGCCAGCGCACGCACGCCGACCGGGACGCGATGCACCCATGCTGGCGTCGATCGACCCACGGCTATGACCGGCGCTCCTCCAGGGATCAGGCAACAGGCCCGACCGCATGGCCGCCATCAATCGTGCGTAACATTCGCAGATGCAACATGTGCGTTACCG is a window from the Polymorphobacter fuscus genome containing:
- a CDS encoding alpha-N-arabinofuranosidase; its protein translation is MRCNLPAAILVAAAIPAAIPVAARQAPDAVTVTIDAGKPGPVINRDIFGQFAEHLGTGIYGGVWVGPKSPIPNVRGIRKDVVAALRDLRVPNIRWPGGCFADEYHWRKGIGPADKRPSTLNASWGGVIEPNSFGTHEFMDFAEQVGAEVFVSVNMGSGSVEEAADWMEYMTADKPTALARERAANGHPAPWKVKYVGLGNENWGCGGAMSADHYVEEMKRFAHYTRNLNPAQAEGASRMQRIAVGWDGDSADYTEAVMQAWKSKVWSWDIEGVSLHSYTVGGWPPSMASTGFGDPEYLKLVSETLNMDGKITKQSAIMDRHDPEKKLSIVVDEWGAWLAPTPGSNPGFLQQQNSQRDAVIAALNLNIFIRHADRVRMTNIAQMANVLQAMVLTDGPRMVLTPTYHVYRLYVPFQDATRVPVRFDAGGYAAGGFSVPRIDAVAARDRSGKLWLAVTNLDPRRPATLTLAGAKSADGEVLASTRVDAHNSFDAPATVAPKRLAAIATPAGLQVELPPASIAVLGLVGQ
- a CDS encoding alpha-N-arabinofuranosidase, with protein sequence MTVLGLAAGLGSAAVGAVEVATVIDTASPGVVIDRNIYGQFAEHLGRGIYEGIWVGPDSPIPNIRGYRTDVVNALKRLHVPVVRWPGGCFSEVYDWRDGIGPRDKRPVRTRMNWDDVTDSNQFGTHEFLDFAELIGADAYVSGNVGSMTPRDMQLWLEYMTADNGSTLAQERRRNGRDRPWTIRYFGIGNETWGCGGNMRPDYAADVNARYSAFVKAPKAMKMVRVASGASVQGGGDYLAFTEAMMAHRGETEALSFHYYAMPMGRPKGEALGFAEAEWADVLDLARAMEPMLVKVGGIMDRHDPQKSIPLFVDEWGSWYKLDRQALPGEHHFQQNSLRDAMVTALTLNIFHRHTDRVKMANIAQMVNVLQAMILTDGADMVLTPTYHVFDLYQRFAGAVPLPARTTTPDYAMAGRSMPMVDVSAARGADGRLHLALVNVDPHRPARVVTNLVGRAEGLLLTAATMDAHNSVAAPTAVAPRPVSVTRVGGRIAADLPPMAVAVLTVEIDRKDEK
- a CDS encoding TMEM175 family protein, yielding MNSKRLEAFTDGVVAIIITITVLELKTPETGTFAGLVATLPILLAYVLSFINVGLYWNNHHHLFQLDPRVDGRVLWANLFLLFWLSLVPFVIRWLDDSGFSVAAVAAYGVVLGMAAIGYYLTERALLACNGPASPLSRALGADWKGKGSIALYVLAVPLAFYSRWLAVALYVAVILLWLVPDRRFARAAGSDAHR
- a CDS encoding sensor histidine kinase — translated: MRALAIGLLLLFLLAMGAPVGAQDIAGYRHKHWDVAEGAPADIRAIAQTRDGYLWLGTSTGLYRFDGLAFDKIEPATYNRWRSTQITALAAAPDGALWVGYDYGGVGVFRDGRLTDANAVAKPQGSVLNMAAGADGDIWVTVNGRLGPELRRRHAGRWRSYTPADWLRPEPIQGVFVARDGTVWIAQYPGVLRVPPGATRPEPVSATAGLPGSFAEAREGAVWMASSRGLQRLTEPRRLYPVRSQGTSSGSIGLRSLLLVGDEAWIAGHREGLVRLPMRDDRVAAQADVPIRSRVLFRDREGTIWGGGPDGLVNYIRSPTVAAAVDGVPKLGFAVGPGPARPLFFATDSAIYRISGGKAEAIHSGPDTEILCAAAGGQAIAFAQEKLLRVGGPRTQALDLPRSVYSPTSCVDEGGKIIVSFGGQTILEQVPGGWRPRTDWPSAQFVASDGRGGLYANQPLRAVWHIGAGAPRKIWEGDAIAVGFVKLVKPIGGRVYIGGEQGLARSDGAGFITLEARAHPYLRGLSGIAIDPRNVWLIGGEGIVRIAAPDFEKAFAAPGRPIPHQVIGQTQGFISRTFSHVANDAEIDAAGTPWFVTNRGVVRIEADRLRPNAVPPPLGICNLVANGRTYTGTSVSLPAGTSRIDLDYVALSFTDPTHNRYRYRLVGFDGDWVDAGTRRLASYTALGPGTYRFQVIAANPDGVWNRTGTSMTIEIAPFFWQTWWFRAALVLLIGALVWLLVRWRVRIAGNAIRQRLEDRAAVREHIAQELHDTLLQGVQGLMLRFQSVLAHLPAGHAARVQLESTLERADDVLQEGRDRVRFLRENVRPVALAPLLAKTAGDVLQGQLHATITEAGTVRPVSAPVADDLARIASEAMFNALRHAAAATIAIRIVHGSDSLSVTISDDGRGMDPDVQQHGGRPGHYGLVGMRERAQRLGGTLRIRNAVPSGTELRVTVPARLAYR